The genomic region TCGTGCTGGCGGGCTCCTTCATCCGTCCGATCGAGACCCGCAAGGGCGACACCATCCAGGCTGACTACGGACCGTACGGTTCCGTAAGCTGCCACTTCGCCTGACGCCTTCAGCAGGAGCGCTGCATGCCGCATTTCACGCTTGAATACTCCGCCAATCTCGACGATCTCGTCGACATGGGCGCGGCGGTCGAACTGGTCCGCAGGGCCGCGGTTGAGACCGGCATCTTCCCGCTCGGCGGCATCCGCGTCCGCGCCGTCAGATGCGAGCACTATGCGATCGCCGACGGCCGCGAGAATTACGGCTTCCTCGACATGGTGTTGCGGCTCGGCGAAGGCCGCGATCTCGCCACCCGCAAGAAGGCCGGCGAGCACATCTTCAAGGCGCTGTCGGCCCATCTCGATCCGGTCTTCGCCAACAGCAAATTCGCGTTGTCGTTCGACATGCAGATCAACGACAAGGAAACCAGCTGGAAGCGCAACAACATCCACGATGCACTGAAGGTGGAGACGGTCAATGGATAAAGCGACAGCGAAATCGTCAGCCGACGTGTTCCAGGCCAACCGCGATCGCGCCGGCCCGCTGCTCTCAAAGCTGAAGGCCGAAGGGATCGGCCATGTGATCGACGGCAAGATCGTGCCGGCGGCCTCCGGCCAGACTTTTGAGACGAAATCGCCGATCGACGGCACGGTGCTGGCGACGGTCGCACGCGGCAATGCCGAGGATATCGACCGTGCCGCGGCCGCTGCGTCCAAGGCCTTCAAGGCCTGGCGCGACATGCCGGCGGCGCAGCGCCGCAAGCTGCTGCATCGCGTCGCCGATGCGATCGAGGCGCGCGCTGACGACATCGCCGTGCTCGAATGCATCGACACCGGCCAGGCGCACCGCTTCATGGCCAAGGCCGCGATCCGCGCGGCGGAGAATTTCCGCTTCTTCGCCGACAAATGCGGCGAGGCCCGCGACGGCCTCAACACGCCTTCGGAAGAGCACTGGAACATCTCGACCCGCGTGCCGATCGGGCCGGTCGGCGTGATCACGCCGTGGAACACACCGTTCATGCTCTCCACCTGGAAGATCGCGCCGGCGCTCGCGGCCGGCTGCACGGTGGTGCACAAGCCGGCCGAATGGTCGCCCGTCACCGCCGATCTGCTGGTCAAACTCGCAAAACAGGCCGGCATCCCCGACGGCGTACTCAACACCGTGCACGGCTTCGGCGAAGAGGCCGGCAAGGCGTTGACCGAACACCCCGCAATCAAGGCGATCGGCTTCGTCGGCGAGAGCGCGACTGGCTCGGCGATCATGGCGCAGGGCGCACCGACCTTAAAGCGGGTGCATTTCGAGCTCGGCGGCAAGAACCCGGTGATCGTGTTCGACGATGCCGATCTCGACCGCGCGCTCGACGCCGTCGTGTTCATGATCTACTCGCTCAATGGCGAGCGCTGCACGTCGTCGAGCCGGCTGCTGGTTCAGGAGAGCGTCGCCGGGAAGTTCATCGAGAAGCTGACCCAACGCGTGAAGGCGCTCAAGGTCGGTCACCCCCTCGATCCCGCCACCGAGATCGGGCCGTTGATCCATGAGCGGCATCTCGCCAAGGTCTGCAGCTATTTCGACGTCGCCAAGAACGACGGCGCCACGATCGCAGTCGGCGGCAAGCCGCATGACGGCCCCGGCGGCGGCCACTATGTGCAGCCGACGCTGGTGACCGGCGCAAACGCAAAAATGCGCGTCGCGCAGGAGGAGGTGTTCGGCCCGTTCCTGACCGTGATCCCGTTCAAGGACGAAGCTGACGCCATCGAGATCGCCAACGGCGTGCAATACGGCCTGACCGGCTATGTCTGGACCGGCGACATGGGCCGCGCGCTGCGCGTGGCGGATGCGCTGGAAGCAGGTATGATCTGGCTCAACTCGGAAAACGTCCGCCATCTGCCGACCCCGTTCGGCGGCATGAAGTCGTCAGGCATCGGCCGCGACGGCGGCGACTATTCGTTCGACTTCTACATGGAAACCAAGCACGTCTCGCTCGCGCGCGGGACGCACAAGATTCAGAAACTGGGAATTTGATTGCGCGTCGTTCCGGGGCGGCGCGTAGCGGCGAACCCGGAACCTCGAGATTCCGGGTCCGGTCCTTCGGACCATCCCGGAATGACGGACACAAATTGAGGAAACACCGATGCCCGTTCCGACGCACGTTTTCGATCCGCCGTTCAACATCATCCGCTGCAGTCACGCCGTGCTCGACGTCACGGATCTCGACAAGAGCGCCGCCTTCTACGAGAAGACCATCGGCCTCCACATCGAGGACCGCGACGACAAGTCGGTGTATCTGCGCGCCAGCGAGGAGCACCAGCATCACTCGGTGGTGCTGCGCAAAGCACCGAAGGCGGCCTGCAACCGGCTCGGCTTCAAGGTCGGCAATGACGGCGACCTCGACAAGGCGGCTGCCTTCTTCTCCGAAAACGGCATCGCCTATGCCTTCGTCGACCAGCCGTTCCAGGGCCGCACCCTGCAATTCACCGATCCGTTCGGCTTTCAGATCGAGCTCTACGCCGCGATGGAGAAGCGCCCGCATCTGCTGCGGCGCTACGATCTCTACAAGGGCTGTCATCCGCAGCGACTCGACCATTTCAACGTGTTCGCCGCCGAGGTGCAGGACACCGTCGACTTCTACGCCCGGCTCGGCTTCCGTCTCACCGAATATGCCGAGGAGGACGGCGACAACGGCCGCATCGCAGCCGCCTGGATGCACCGCAAGGGCAACGTCCACGACTTCGCGATCACCAACGGCCGTGGCCCGCGCCTGCACCACATCGCCTATTGGGTGCCGACCGCGATGAACATCGTGCATCTCTGCGACGTGATGGCCTCCTCCGGCTTCCTCAAGAACATCGAGCGCGGCCCGGGCCGGCACGGCATCTCCAACGCCTTCTTCCTCTACATCCGCGATCCCGACGGTCATCGGATCGAGCTTTACACCAGCGACTATTTCACCGGCGATCACGACCATGAGCCGCTGCGCTGGTCGCTGCGCGATCCGCGCCGCCAGACGCTGTGGGGCGCGCCTGCGCCGCGCTCCTGGTTCGAGGAAGGCTCGACCTTCGCCGGCCAGGCGGTGCGCGAGCCGCGGTTCGTCGCCGACGTGCTGGTTGCGGATTGAAGACGAACGCAACGAACACCACGTCGTCCCGGCGAAGGCCGGGACCCACAACCACCGAATAGGGTTGCCGAAAGAATGTCTAGCCGCGTACCCATTCCGATGGCTGCGGCGTATGGGTCCCGGTCCCCGTGCGCAACTGCGCACTAGGCCGGGACGACACCAATGAATGGATTTCCGATGTCAGCCCCTCGCCTCGCCACCTATTCCGTCAACGGCGCCACCAGCTACGGCGCCGTCACCGACACCGGCATCGTCGACCTCTCGTCGCGCTTCGCCAAGGACTATCCGACGCTGCGCGAGGCGATCGCCGCCGGCGCGCTGAGCAGGCTCGTGGAAGACGCCGCCAGGCGCGCACCCGACCATGCGCTCGACGCAGTCGACTGGCAGCCGCCGATCCCGGCGCCGGAAAAAATCATCTGCATCGGCGTCAACTACCCGGACCGCAATGCCGAATACAAGGACGGCTCGGACGCGCCGAAATACCCCAGCATGTTCCTGCGGGTGCCGCGTTCCTTCGTCGGCCACAACACGCCGGTGGTGCGGCCGCGCATCTCGCCGCAGCTCGACTATGAGGGCGAGCTGGTGCTGGTGATCGGCAAGGCCGGCCGGCACATTGCGGAGAGCGCCGCGCTCGATCACATCGCCGCGATCACGCTCTGCAATGAAGGCACCATCCGCGACTGGGTGCGCCACGCCAAGTTCAACGTCACCCAGGGCAAGAACTTCGATTCCACCGGCAGCCTCGGTCCGTGGATCGTGCCCTACACCGGTGAAGCGCAGATCG from Bradyrhizobium elkanii USDA 76 harbors:
- the hpaD gene encoding 3,4-dihydroxyphenylacetate 2,3-dioxygenase; its protein translation is MPVPTHVFDPPFNIIRCSHAVLDVTDLDKSAAFYEKTIGLHIEDRDDKSVYLRASEEHQHHSVVLRKAPKAACNRLGFKVGNDGDLDKAAAFFSENGIAYAFVDQPFQGRTLQFTDPFGFQIELYAAMEKRPHLLRRYDLYKGCHPQRLDHFNVFAAEVQDTVDFYARLGFRLTEYAEEDGDNGRIAAAWMHRKGNVHDFAITNGRGPRLHHIAYWVPTAMNIVHLCDVMASSGFLKNIERGPGRHGISNAFFLYIRDPDGHRIELYTSDYFTGDHDHEPLRWSLRDPRRQTLWGAPAPRSWFEEGSTFAGQAVREPRFVADVLVAD
- a CDS encoding fumarylacetoacetate hydrolase family protein, whose product is MSAPRLATYSVNGATSYGAVTDTGIVDLSSRFAKDYPTLREAIAAGALSRLVEDAARRAPDHALDAVDWQPPIPAPEKIICIGVNYPDRNAEYKDGSDAPKYPSMFLRVPRSFVGHNTPVVRPRISPQLDYEGELVLVIGKAGRHIAESAALDHIAAITLCNEGTIRDWVRHAKFNVTQGKNFDSTGSLGPWIVPYTGEAQIADIRLTTRVNGETRQDDRTSRLIFGFRYLINYISTFTTLVPGDIIVTGTPTGAGARFDPPRYLKPSDVVEVEAEGVGILRNNVVDEAT
- a CDS encoding 5-carboxymethyl-2-hydroxymuconate Delta-isomerase, translating into MPHFTLEYSANLDDLVDMGAAVELVRRAAVETGIFPLGGIRVRAVRCEHYAIADGRENYGFLDMVLRLGEGRDLATRKKAGEHIFKALSAHLDPVFANSKFALSFDMQINDKETSWKRNNIHDALKVETVNG
- the hpaE gene encoding 5-carboxymethyl-2-hydroxymuconate semialdehyde dehydrogenase, which gives rise to MDKATAKSSADVFQANRDRAGPLLSKLKAEGIGHVIDGKIVPAASGQTFETKSPIDGTVLATVARGNAEDIDRAAAAASKAFKAWRDMPAAQRRKLLHRVADAIEARADDIAVLECIDTGQAHRFMAKAAIRAAENFRFFADKCGEARDGLNTPSEEHWNISTRVPIGPVGVITPWNTPFMLSTWKIAPALAAGCTVVHKPAEWSPVTADLLVKLAKQAGIPDGVLNTVHGFGEEAGKALTEHPAIKAIGFVGESATGSAIMAQGAPTLKRVHFELGGKNPVIVFDDADLDRALDAVVFMIYSLNGERCTSSSRLLVQESVAGKFIEKLTQRVKALKVGHPLDPATEIGPLIHERHLAKVCSYFDVAKNDGATIAVGGKPHDGPGGGHYVQPTLVTGANAKMRVAQEEVFGPFLTVIPFKDEADAIEIANGVQYGLTGYVWTGDMGRALRVADALEAGMIWLNSENVRHLPTPFGGMKSSGIGRDGGDYSFDFYMETKHVSLARGTHKIQKLGI